The window CCGAGCGACTGGGCGGCGTGCACGGCGCGCAGCGGGAGTTCCGTGCTCCCGACCGTCCGGGACCAGATGTCGCGGCCGATCAGGTCGCGTTCCGTCCTGGTGCGCCGGTCCTCCGGAAGCGCGGCGTCCCGGGACCGGAACTCGGCCACGGCGTCCGCGAGCGCGGTGCGCAGGTCGACCGGCCCGGGGAGCCCGGTGCGCTCCTGCCAGCCGCCTCGGGGCGGCAGGACCCCGGTCCAGGGAGGCCCGGTCACGGGCGCCGGCAGGGCGCCGACTCCGGCCGCGTCCTCGTCCGCGCCGCCCGTGTCCAGCGCCTCGAGGAGTTCCCCGGCCGACACGGTGACGTCGAAGTCGTGCGTCCCGGCCAGCCGGACCGTGCGGATCGCGAGGACCTCGAACGAGGGGGGCCGGCCGAAGACCGCGAGCGCGCCGCCGCCCGCCTGGAGGCGGACGGCGGCGGCCCGGTCGTAGTGCAGGAGCCGGCCGAGGAAGGCGGCGAGGTCCGCCGCCTCCCTCGCGTCGGCGAACCGCAGCGACCGTACAGGCACTGTCATACGACGGCGGGCTCCTGGTCGAGGTACTCCTGCAGGAAGTGCTTCTCCTCGGCCGTGATCCGCCTCGGCCGCTCCTCCGCCAGGTTGTAGGGGACGACGACCGTCGACGCCCGTACGTAGACCTGCTCGGGGTCCTTCACCTCGTAGGCGATGGTGAGCGACGCCGCGGTTATCTTCGTGACCCACGACTCGACGGTCACCGGCGCGTGCCGGTGGACCAGCGGCCGCACGTAGTCGATCTCGTGCCGGGCCACGACGGAGCCGCCCGAGAAGGACGGCGAACCGTCCCCCGGCGCCAGCCGGAACATGAAGTCGATGCGCGCCTCCTCCAGGTAGCGGAGGAAGACCACGTTGTTCACGTGGCCGAAGGCGTCCATGTCCGACCAGCGCAGCGGGCAGCTGTAGATGTGACGGGCCAAGTCGATCAGCCTCGCGTGAGCTTCTTGTACGTGGCACGGTGCGGGCGGGCCGCGTCCGCACCGAGGCGCTC is drawn from Streptomyces sp. NBC_00178 and contains these coding sequences:
- a CDS encoding acyl-CoA thioesterase — protein: MARHIYSCPLRWSDMDAFGHVNNVVFLRYLEEARIDFMFRLAPGDGSPSFSGGSVVARHEIDYVRPLVHRHAPVTVESWVTKITAASLTIAYEVKDPEQVYVRASTVVVPYNLAEERPRRITAEEKHFLQEYLDQEPAVV